Within Caproicibacterium argilliputei, the genomic segment TTTCCGGCCTCCCCGGAACAGCAGCTCGTATCCCTTGATTTCGCTTGCGCCGACCACCTTGGCAGTCGGGCAGCGGAACGCCATCTGCGGCAAACTGAGGTTGCTGCCGTAGGCGATATACAACGTGTTTTTCGTACTCATGATCCGTCTCCTTTTTCTCACATGCGCATGACAAAGGCCGGGGATTCTTCCTGATCCCCGGCCTGTTCCTGTCCGCTTTCGATTGTTTCTGCGGGCGCGGATTGCGTCTGCTCCTGTTCTTTTTTCTGCCGCATCCGTTCCTTCTGCTTCTCGGCCTGCGCCGGATCGCGCCACGCAATGCAGCCGTCCAGATGCTCCAAAAGATGAGTGCGGGCGGTTTTGAATTCATCGCCGATCAGACCAAGCCGCAGAAGCCAGGTGCGGAAGGTGTATTTCTCGTTGGTGGTCAGCGTTTTCTGTCGGCTGGCGCACCGCTGGTTCAGCGCCTGTGCGGAAATAGCGAGGCAGAATTGGATATACGCCTTGATTTTTCCGGCATGAGTGGTGGAGTTGAACGACCTGAATTCCACCGTGCCTTTTTGGAATACGCTGTGCAGATTGAGGCAGTGATAGCGGCTGTCATCGTAGTGGATATTGCTGCGGTCGCCGCCGTTGTACCAGATCCGGCTGACCTCGTTCAGCGTTTTCGGCTTTTTTCGGTTCAGTTCCTCCAAGAAACGGGCATCTACCGGCTTGCACCAGCGGTGCTGCCTTGCCACGGTAACCTGCAGCGCCTTGTAAATCAGATCCTCTTTGCTGGCCATGATATTGGTGATATTCCGAAGGGTGTTGGCATTAAAAGGAGAGGCATCCACGTGAACATGAATGCCGCAGCTCTCGTTGGCGATGGCCCCTGCCTTCCGGAGTTTACGTACCAGCTCTTGTACGGTTTCGATGTCCTCCCACCGGCAGATGGGGCTGACCATCTCGGTTTTGTACTCGTCGGAGGCTGATATGACCTGCCCGCCGGACTTTTTCTGCGCCGAAATGCTGGAATCGCTCATGAAATTCCACTTGCGTCCCTGATCGTCCAGTGCGCTGTAGGTGTTGTAATAGGTGCCGTCAAAATTGGCGGCAGTGCCAAAATGCTCGGCGGCAATTTCAGCGGCGGCCTTGCGGGTAATTCCGGTCAGCTCGATTTCAATGCCGAATCGCTGCTGCTTCATGTCCATACAATTTTTTCACTTCCTCCCATCAGCGCCCGCCCGCTTTTCCGAACAGAGCCGCTTTATGCTCCGGCGCGTTCACCATCAGGTTGTACCGCTCGTTTCCGCATTTATAAAGGCACACGCCCCGCTGCGGGTAGCGGATCAGATTGTATTCGCTCTGTTCAAGCTGGAGCGTATCGATGTAGAACTTCGCGTCGATATTCCCGGCGTTAAACAGAAACTGATGTGTCGGTATGGAAAACAGAGGCTTGGTGTATTCCCGGATACCCTCGATGTTGAAGTCCTCAAGGTTTTGGCTGGCAAGGATCACTGCGCTGTCCTTTTTGCGGACACGTTTCATGAAGTTGCGGACATACTCCACGGCGGTGAGATTGGTCAGGAACAAATAGAACTCATCAATACTGGCGGCGGTGTTTCCGGTGGTCAGCAGTTCGTTGCTCATGTAGGAAAGAACATTAAACAGCATGGCGTTACGGATGCTTTTGCTGGCCTGCAGCAAACCTTTCACTCCGAAAGTAATGAAACTGCCGTCCGTGATATTGGTATGCCCGTCAAAGAATTTGGCCTCCGACCCTTTGCACAGGGAGTGGAGGCCAAGGAGGATTTCCTGCAGAAGCTCGGCGGTGTAGAGCTGGCGGCTGCCCGTATCATAATTTTTATACTCGTCCTCAATCAGCGCGTAAAGGTCGGACAGAATCGGATAATCCGCAGGTTTCAGCCGGTCGAAGTTACTGTGATCGGTAAGACCCCATTTCTCATAGAGCTTCTGGAGCATGATTTCGATCACGTCGATCTGCCGGTCGGTGAAATCCTTGTATGTCCGGAAAAAATCCTTGAGGAAGCTGATATGCTGACTGAGCTTGCTGGTTTTCCGGAAGGCTTCCGGCACATACTCGCCGTCCTCGCAGGCATCCGCGCAATCCTGCTCGTCCCATGTTTTTGGTTCCAGAACATTGATGATATGTTCCCCGGACATCAGATCGATAAAGCAGCCGCCGAGATTGTTGGTGAGATCCTCGTACTCCATTTCGGGATCGAGGCAGATTACATTCATGCCGGATTCCCTCAGATTGCACAGGATGAGCTTGAGCAGATAGCTCTTGCCCTGACCGGAATTGCCGAGAATAAGGATGTTGGCGTTGGTTTTATCATCGGCCCTGCGGTTGAAATCCACCAGCACGTTACTGCCGAATTTGTCCCGCCCAATGTAGAAACCGTGGGGATCGGTCTTGCCGGAGTAGTTAAAGGGATAGAGATTGGCAACCGACGACGCGGGAAGAACGCGTTCAAACTGGTCGCCGAACACGTTCCAGCCGCTCGGCATGACGCAGAGAAATCCCTGCTGCTGGCGGAGCATCAGCCGGTCGACATTGAGCTTACTGCGGATCAGCTCCGTCAGCACCTCGGTCTGCAGCAACTTGAGCTGATCCATATCGTGAGCGGACAGCTCAATATATACGGCGGCGTGGAGCAGCGGCTCACGGTTACGGTGCATCTGCGCCACAATGGTCGCCACATCCTGCAGATTGCTTTCGGCAAGCACGGTCTGCTGCAGATCGTTGGTGTTGCTCTTGTTCATGCGGTTTTTATTTGCGGCATTGCTGATGATCTTTTTTTCCTCAACAGGCGTGACATGGCGGGTATAGATCCGCAGCGTGATGCCGTCTTTTTCACCGAGGTGCCGGAGGATTGCCTGCTCATCGGTGGATGTCGGATATTCCCGAAGCGCCCACACACACCGGAATGTATTGCCGCAGATGAAATGGTCGGTATTGAATTTGATGATGGAAGGCGCGATCATATCGAGAAATTCCTGTACATGAATATCCTCCTGCGGAGAAGCTTTGGTTTTCGGCTGTTTTGCCATGAGGCATACTTCCTTTCTGATTTTTCTGAACATAGAAAAGCCGCCACATTTCTGTGACGGCTTTGGACAAATCTGAGGAAAAACATGGTATAATGGTCGTATATAAATTCGCATTGTTTATATAACACGTAGATAAAGTGGATAACTGAAAAGAGGTATTGCTATGCGTTCGAGAGAAGAAATGCTTGATTTAATAATAGATACTGCAACCGCTGATTCCCGTATTCGCGCGGCATATCTGGAAGGCTCACGTTCTAATCCAAATGTACCGCAGGATATTTTTCAAGATTATGATGTAGTGTATGTTGTAACGGAAACAAAATCATTCAGAGAAGATAAAAATTGGATTAACCGTTTTGGCGCACGCTTATATATGCAATATCCGGAAAAAAGTGTATATTACCAGTCCGATGTTAATAATTGTTATGGGTGGTTAATTCAGTTTTTAGATGGTAATAGACTGGATTTACATGTGCGCACATTGAAAAATGCGTTAAGTAATCTTGAATTATATACAACTTTGGTGGATAAGGATAGCATCATGCCAGAGAAGCAGATGCTATCAGATGAAAGATATTGGGTTAAAAAACCAACATCGGAACAATTTCACTGTACATGTAACGAATTCTGGTGGTGCTTAAATAATGTTGCTAAAGGATTATGGCGTGAAGAGATTCCGTATGTTATGGATATGATAGATTTTCAGATAAGGCCCATGCTTGGCCGACTGTTGAAATGGAAAATCGGTATGGAAAACAAATTTTCTGTAAGCGTGGGGAAATCCGCAAAATATATGAACAAGTATGTTTCAAAAAAGATTTATCAGAGGTATCTCCAAACATATTCAGCAGCTCAAGTAGACGCCATCTGGGATGCTGTTTTTACCATGTGTGATTTATTTGAGGAAATTGCTATTCAAGTGAGTAAAAAATTAAACTTTTCATATGACTTAATCGAAGCTGATAATAGCAAAGGGTATCTTAAACATATCAGAGCATTACCACCCGATGCAGATACGATTTATTAGAACGTCCCAATTACTTTGGGCATATTATGAGCAAAATCGGAAGCCGAGAATGTAGGCCCATTCTTACTCATTCAATATGACCCACCTTTCCCCGTCGAAATCCTCAAACTTTTCCGTGGTCATGTTCTGCTCAAAATAAACGGCCAGCAGCCGCTTGATGTCCTCATTCCCGGCGCGGCTTGCGATGAAGCCCTGTTCCTTGAGGGATTTTTCGATCCGGGACAGATAGGGGAATACTTCGCTTTGCTTCTCGTCGCGCAGACGGATGATGATGAGGAACTCACGGGCTGTGGCCATCTGCACCTGTATCCGGTCAAGGAAGGACAGGTCCTTTTCCAGCAGTTTCCGCATCACGGGATTCTGCTCCTGCTCCATCCGGCTGCGAAGAAAGTGCTTGTTGTCCTCAAAATTTTCCCGGCTGTTGAGGCACAGCATCTCAATTTCAGCGATCCCTTTCAGCACGGTCATCAGGGCATAAATCCGGGCGCTGATGCTTTCCTCCGACAAAACGGAAATGTTGCTCGGCTTGATCTGAAAATACACCAGTTCTCCGTGACCATAGGTCTGCAAACTGTAGTCGGTGATCGCTTTGGTATTCATAAGCTGCCTTGTGGAGGCTTTCCGCTTGGCCTCTTTTTTCTTTCTGCTCATAGCTCTCCTTTCCGCGAAATCCGGGGCGCGGGGATTGCGCCGCGACTTCCGCAATAAATGATTGCGTGATTAGCGTTCAGGATCAGCCTGCCCATTCATAGATTTGCTGCTTGCCGATAAAAAAAGCACAAGCATACCGGAGAAAATCCAGAATGCTTGTGTCCTCAAAACGGATGGTCAGGAAGGCGTATACGGCGGTCAGGACGATGGGCGGTATAAATCTTATCTGCGTCAGGGCGAGAATGGAAAGCAGCGCTCCCACACCGATCACGCCGATATCCCGAAGCTGCCACAGCCACAGAGTAGCCTTCGCCTTCAGGTTGTCAGGATAAATATACATGTTTCGGCCTCCTTCAGAGTTTCAGGCTCATGCCGGGGTATTGCCGCAGCTCCGGTTCGATCTCTTTCGGGTAATAATGAACATTCGGACTGTAGGCGTTATCGTTCAACGATTTCGCGTGTGCCGCCGCCTGCTCATAGGTATCGAATTTGACTGGCTCGCCATTGTGCTTGCACCAACTTTGCGCCGCGCCGCACACGGAATTTGCGCTGCGAACCGCCCATACGCCATATTGATTCATAGAAAGTCCTCCTTTAATTTCTGCTTCCGATATCTCTTTTACAGGGATTCCGAGCCGCTTGGCGGCGGCAAGTTCCGCGCGCATGCCTTCGGAGATTCGGCTGGAACACAGCCACAGCTCGTCGGCGGCCTCTAAGATCCGAAGTCCCATCCGGATGCCGGTTTCCCTCTCAGCAGGGACAGCATCATCCAGAATCTGTGGATATAACAGGTGAACAGCCACCGGCGTGCAATTTTGCCGAATCGCATACCGGCAGGCCGCCTTTGCAAATTTGACATTGTTCGCCACGTCACCGGCGTATGGCGAACAGATATAGACCAGCTTGTTTTCACTCATTTCGCCACCGCCTGTACAATGGTGCGCGTCATGTTCACAGCGGTCTGAGCCGCATAAACGGTTCCCATGAGGTTTGACTTGGTGCTGGTGTCCAGCCCAAACTGTCCGGCGATCCGGGGAATTTCGCCCGCTGCCAGCATCAGTCCCAGGCCGAGCAGGGCGTGATCTTTGACCACCATAAGGCCCGCGATGAGGATGGTTGATTGCAAAAAGGCCGTAAGGCACAGTCCGATGACTTGCTTGCACCAGCCCACGAAACCGTCGATATATCCTCTCGGAACAGAGAACATATACAGGCTCCCCACGGCAATCTGAATGAGCAGGATGCCGCCGCGTTTCAGGTTGGCAAAGAAAACTTTAATGACCGCATAACCCATGAGGATCAGAATAAAGATCATCATAATCGGACTCGTGATAGCGGTAAGGCCGCCGAACACGTTGCTGCTCATGGCCTGATTCACGTCGCCCGCGTTTTTCAGCGTATCAATGATATTGGCGGCAACCGTCCCGAAGTCGGTGCCAAGCCCGGTAATGCCAGCCGTAAAACTTCCCTGCAGGGACACGGACAGCTTGTACAGCTCCACCGGCACTGTCGTGAACAGGCCCACGGCCATAAAGCCCTTGATGGCGTTGAGCGCCGTGTCCCGGATGCTGCCTCTGCCGGACTGATATTCGATGGCGCATTCAAAGCAGGCCACCACAAGGCCGACGCCGTACAGCGCCCACGCGAGATAAGAGAAAAACAGCACGATGGATTGCACCCACGGCAGTTCGAACAGATCGGCTCCCATGTCACCCATCTGCATGAAGAAATCGCCGAGAAAGCCCACGATCTGGCTGTAGATCCAATCCACAATCTGACCGAGGACCGTGTCGGCGACGAAGTCCCATATGAACATTGAAAGTCATCACCCCTTTCTGATGAGGAACATATGTGTATTGGCTTTTCAGTTTCAGTTATGGTAAAATAATTATTATAAATGACGCGTGACGCGCCAAGATTAATAAGGAGAATAAACATGCAACTCTGCATTGATAATGCTCCGTGCAAGGTCTGAACCGGACGAGACTGCACGGAGCGGATTGAATTCGTCCGTTCGACTTTGCACTTTCATCAAATCTTAAGATTTTATTGAAAGAGGAGCAAAGTCATGTTCAAAAATATTAAAGCATCTATCAGGGAACTTCGTACCTTCCTGATTTTATGGATTACCCAGTCATTTTCGGAGCTGGGCAGCGCTATGACCAATTTTGCCTTGGTTATCTGGTCTTATCAACAGCAGGGTTCTGCGCTCACCACCTCGCTTTTAGCCATTTGTTCCTATGCGCCGTATGTCCTTTTGAGCATCTTTGCGGGTGCCTTGAGTGACCGTTGGAATAAAAAACTCACCATGCTGGTCAGCGACAGTTTTGCGGCGCTCTGCTCTGTTTCGGTGCTGGTACTGCTGACAACGGGTCATCTTCAGATTTGGCATCTATATGTGATCAATACCCTGAACGGACTAATGAACACCGTCCAGCAACCGGCATCCGATGTGGCCATTAGCCTGCTGGCTCCACAAAAGCATTATCAGAAGGTCGGTGGGCTGCGGTCGTTCTCCAATTCGTTGGTTACCATACTGACGCCTGTACTTGCCACAGCACTGCTTTCCTTTACCAGTCTTCAGGTCGTCATCCTGTTTGATCTACTGACTTTTGCCACTGCCTTTGTAGCGCTGCTGTTTTTTATCAGAATCCCGCAGGCCATAAACAAGAGCGACACGGAAAGTGAATCGGTACTGCAGTCCGCCAGAAGCGGCCTGCAGTACCTAAAAAGCAACCGGGGTATTCTAGACCTGATTCTGCTTTTAGCTGTCATTAATTTTACCGCATCCATTTTCAATGCCGCCCTGCCCGCTATGATGCTGTCACGGACCGGCGCAGGAGAGATGGCTTTGGGCATGATTAATACGGTTACAGGAATAGCAACCATGTTAGGAAGTATTCTGGTAACGGGATTTCCCGCGCCAAAGAGCCGAGTCCGAGTGATTCTTAACTCCCTGCTGTTTTCCATGAGTACAGAGAATTTTATTTTGGCCTTTGGCAGAAGCACACCGGTATGGTGCTTTGGCGCAGTACTTGGATGGATATTCATCCCGGTGATGAGCGCTAACATGGATGTCCTTTTCCGTACCAAAATCCCCATTGAGATGCAGGGACGCGTCTATTCGGCAAGAAATACCTTACAGTTTTTTACCATCCCTTTGGGATATTTATGCGGCGGCATTTTGGTAGACAGGGTTTTCGAGCCTTTTATGGCGGCGCAGCCGACGGACAGCCTATGGGTTACGTTATTCGGAGCGGGAAAAGGCTCCGGGGCAGCACTGCTGTTTTTTGCCATTGGAATCTTTGGATTGTTATCCTGTCTGCCGTTTCGGGCAGACCAAAACATTTGGAAACTGGAAAAATAATTGGCGCTTTTCTATCAATTTTCCTGTAACTGCATATCAAGCACAGGGCAGCCCTATATCTGCTCTGTGCTGCTTTGCTATATTCCTACGACGCTCCAGATATAAAGCGGAGCCGTTAACGTGAACACTAAACAAGCGAAAAGAATAGCTGGCGCGGCCCACTCAAATTGCCCGTGCTTTCTATAGTCGAAATAAGCCGTACCGAGTTTGGCGAAGAAAAACACGGCAAGGATCAGGTCAATTGCGGGGAAGACAACGCTGTTAACAACAGTCTTAATCTGCTGCGATGCCGTTTTCCATGTGCTTTCCACAGCTCCGGCGACATCACCGCTGCCAGCGGCATAAGCGGTGACGCTGAACATACAGACCAGCAGTATAACGACGCAAAGCGCGGTTAGGATTCGCTTCATTTTCATCATTTTTTCCACCTTTCCTTTTAAATGTTTAGAGAAGAAAAGGCCGCATGCTTCTTGCTTTTTGAAGTATGCGGCCCTTATTCGTTTCTGTTGTTAATCCGGATTCTGCACCGCGATGTGCCAGTCCGACCATAGATTTCCCCGGATGGTTACCGAATCGGTGAGATTCATGGAGAGCATCCCGTCCGGTGTCCAGCAATCGATCAACCATGTATACGGCGTGTAGCTCCCATCAGGAAACCACAGCGGCGTGAAATGTGTCCTGCGGTCATAAGTGCTGTACGGATTCTTTTGAAACTCGAATTGGGAATTGTAACTGGAACCCATACGCTCCAGCAGCCGCCAGTAAGTCTGATACCCGAATTCCGGAAAATAGGTCACAGCATTTTGCGCGCCGGTCACCGCCGAGGACTGATTGGTGCTGACATTTGTGTTCACGGTCTGGTTGATTCCGTAGCCGGACTTCATGGTTTTCCCCGAAGCGGTCGGGGATTTTTCGTCCGGCTGTATTTTCATAGAAGCGGAAAGGCTTGCGCGGTACTGATCGAGGTCAAATTCCCACCAGCCCTCATCGACCCATTCGCCGTCATCCTCCCAATGACCGCCGCCATTGCCGTCGCCGTACCAGTTCCAGTCGCTGTGCCAAACCCAATACGCCTTCCACCAAGGCCGCCATACACTCCATGAAGCGGAGGTTTTCTGCGCCTTACTCGGAACAGACGGTGTGGAGTAGGAATCGTTTCGGTCGTCGGCTATGGGATTCGGCGGATCGTTGCCGGACAGATCCACTATTTTGGCGGTAATGGTTGCGCTTCTGGTACTGCCGCCTCCTGAAACGGTCACGGGGATGGTCATGGTCTGCGGCGTGGAAGGCGTTGTCCAGCGTATCCACGCAATCTGACTGTCGCCTTCCGGATAATACACGTTGCTGACCCGCATGCTTTTGCCGCCGACGTTGAACGTGACCGTTACCGGATGATCCGGATCGCTTTGACCGCCGCTGACCATGACCGATGTGATGACCTCGGTGTTGACCCGGTACTCATAATTGTAAGCGGAAACGTTTGGCGGTTCCGTCGCCGCGTCCTTAAACCGGACGATGCCGAGACCGAGAGAAGAAATAATGTCCGCGTCGGAAGCCGCCGTGCTTGTGCTGCCCGACCATGCGGGGTAGCCGAGATCCGCCACCTCCAAAAACATGGCCAGCGGCAGGTTCTTATGAGACAGGGACACCATCCTGCTTCTGAGCAGGCCACCGACCTGCTTATCATACAGCGCGGCTTCCGTGGCGGTGGTGGCGATCATCACGCCCTCAAATTTGTAATAGGCGATGGGTTCGAGCAGCAATCGGTAGTCTCCGTCTGTCAATACATCAAAATCCATGCCGGTGAGGTTCGCAATGCTGCGGATCACCTGTTCGTCGGTAAAATAGCTTTTGATTGCAGCAATGTTGTTGGTGCCGTTGGTACTGATGATTTTTGGCAGGGATTCAACTGGTTTCACGCATGAATATCCGCCTTTAACAGGTGATAATGCTTGACCATTATTGTATTGTAACTTGCTGACTTTCCCGAAATTATAGATGGAAGAAGAGGGTGCTTTGTTTGTCAAATCAATCGGCGTGGTGACCACCGCGTGATCGGAGGCCCGAATCACCGTGACCCGCACACCCTCGTTGCCGGGAGTCCATGAGTTGGTGCTTGTTCCATCTCCCATGCCGCCGCCACCTCCATCTACATTTCCGTCGCCGATGGCGTAGGCCGGAATCGCCGACAGTGGGCAGCACAGCAGGATAAGCGCCAGCAGAACACTGAATAACCGTTTCATTGGGTCGCCTCCTTTGCAAAAGAAAACGCACGGTGTTTTTACCGTGCGTCCCCTGAAATATTACGGGTTTAATTCATTTCCCCGATTTTATTGCCGTTTTCATACATGTCGTCGGCGGTTGTCACTTGATTTGCGCCGCCATCCGGGACACTGCTAAATCCGGGAAGGCCGCCCTGCGGAGTGCTTTTCGAAGATTCCGTCTCCGTTTCCTTTTCCGTATTTTCCGGACTGTAGGTCGGCGGCTGCTTCGGATTCGTTATATCGGCATCGTTATCCACTTTCGGTTTTTCCGGCGCTGCGGGCTTGGACACATCCGGCTGGATGCTCTGTTCCGACTGATCCGTCTGCGGCGGCATTGAGTCCGCCGACGCTTCGGAGTCCGTATCCTCTGACTTGACGGAAGCGGCGCTTTCGTTCTGTTCCGGCACATTCACTTCCGGTGCCGAGGAAATCCCCGAATTGGTCGCGCCGGAGGAGGACAGGACGTCCTCTGCCGGGGTATCTGTATGAAACTGCCCCGCGATAGCAAGAATTAGCGCCAGTGCGAGGATGCCGCCGCCCGCCACAATCAGCAGTCTTTTCTTTTTGTCTTTCATCGTAAAAACCTCCTTGTCCGATAGGTTTTATTCCTTCTGATTTTCAACATACTCTACATTTTTTTACAAGTCCAGAGATATTTGAGACAATCTCAGAATACCTCCGTATATCCCGCCTGTACTTTCAAATCAATGGACATCGGCGGCAAAACCTTGCCCCCGAACCGAACCGGCACTTCCAGCCGAATTGTGGCATCGGCGACAAATTTCTGCGCGTTTTCCGGACTGGACGGGGCGAGGGGCGCGTTCCGAATGCTGACGGACAGGCCGCTGAGTGTGTACTCAACAACATCCCCGGTATATTTCACATGCTTGCCTCCGCTGCTTTCCGTGCCGAGTGTTTTATCAAGATCGCGGTAGATGTCGCCGTAGTCGAGCGCTTCCTCAAAGCCGGAGCCGTCCGGCTGATACCCACCGCCGTAGCCTTCCCGGACACCGTGATAGACGTTGGCGTAGTTGTCGTTGACCGTTGTAATAATCCCGGATTCCAGCGCGTCCCGAACACCGGAGGCGATAATGTTCAGCCTCATATACTCGGTAACGCCGCACAGGATGAGCATCAGCGCCATCGTAAGGGCAATCACCAGAGGAAAGGCGGTGCCGCGCCGATCCCTTACAACTTGACGGAACCTTGTGCAAATTCGATACAGCGTCACGCTGTTCTTCATTTGTGATACACCTCGCTTTTGCCGCTGGCCTGCGCCCGCAGGGTGATGGGAAAGGAGCCGAAGCTGTCAAACAGACCAAGGTTTTCCCGCAGCGTGACGGTGACCGTAATTTCCTCGTTGAGCTGGATATTTCCGGTCTTTGACCATGAAATATTCGGATCAAGGCCGGTCTGCTCCCGGAGAACGGAGGCGCGGCGGCTGGTTTCGCTGCCGACGCAGCCCGTGATTTCCGCTTCCCGGCACAGCTCCGTCGCAAAGGTGTCGAGCTGATTTTTGGCAATGAATACCGGAAATACCTTGACCGCCAGAGCCAGCACCAACATGGCGCACAGCACGAAAACGCAGATATCCACATAACCCTCGCCCCGCCTGCTTCTCCATACCTTCAGCACATCCGTACCTCCTCTTCGCCGCCGCCCTGTGTTTCTTCCTCCAAGGCATAGAAGTCTTGGAGCTGTTTTTGAATTTCTTTTTCCGTCATGACGGACGACCTCCTTCTTCATTAAAACAGATTGCCAAGCGAATCCATGATCTGCAGGGCAATGACAGTGAGATACGTAAACAGAAAACACAGTAGCATCACAAACGAAAGCGCACGGATTTTCGGCGGGATTTTCTGCGCCTCTTTTTTGAGCCGCTGCAACTCCATCTGCTTGAAATCATGGGAGAGCATCTGAAAATACATAGCGCTGTCATCCCCGCGAAGGACGCCGATCAGCCCGCGCACCACGTCTGACAGCATGGGAGAATTAAGCCTTGCCTCGAAACGGGTGAGCGCCGCCTCATAACTGGAGGAGCGCATGTCCGCAGCCAAAACGTCCAGTTCATCGGCAAATTCCGCACCTGCGTTTTTCTTGTAGTTTTCAATAATGGAAAGCACGTCACGGCTGTTCTTCAGCTCCTGCTCGATGGTGGCCACGAATCTCGGAAGGTCGCTTTCGATGCTCTCCCGTTTCGCCGCGAGCTTTTCCTCGGCCCGCCTGCTTTCCTTGAA encodes:
- a CDS encoding amidoligase family protein; the protein is MDMKQQRFGIEIELTGITRKAAAEIAAEHFGTAANFDGTYYNTYSALDDQGRKWNFMSDSSISAQKKSGGQVISASDEYKTEMVSPICRWEDIETVQELVRKLRKAGAIANESCGIHVHVDASPFNANTLRNITNIMASKEDLIYKALQVTVARQHRWCKPVDARFLEELNRKKPKTLNEVSRIWYNGGDRSNIHYDDSRYHCLNLHSVFQKGTVEFRSFNSTTHAGKIKAYIQFCLAISAQALNQRCASRQKTLTTNEKYTFRTWLLRLGLIGDEFKTARTHLLEHLDGCIAWRDPAQAEKQKERMRQKKEQEQTQSAPAETIESGQEQAGDQEESPAFVMRM
- a CDS encoding VirB4 family type IV secretion system protein, which translates into the protein MAKQPKTKASPQEDIHVQEFLDMIAPSIIKFNTDHFICGNTFRCVWALREYPTSTDEQAILRHLGEKDGITLRIYTRHVTPVEEKKIISNAANKNRMNKSNTNDLQQTVLAESNLQDVATIVAQMHRNREPLLHAAVYIELSAHDMDQLKLLQTEVLTELIRSKLNVDRLMLRQQQGFLCVMPSGWNVFGDQFERVLPASSVANLYPFNYSGKTDPHGFYIGRDKFGSNVLVDFNRRADDKTNANILILGNSGQGKSYLLKLILCNLRESGMNVICLDPEMEYEDLTNNLGGCFIDLMSGEHIINVLEPKTWDEQDCADACEDGEYVPEAFRKTSKLSQHISFLKDFFRTYKDFTDRQIDVIEIMLQKLYEKWGLTDHSNFDRLKPADYPILSDLYALIEDEYKNYDTGSRQLYTAELLQEILLGLHSLCKGSEAKFFDGHTNITDGSFITFGVKGLLQASKSIRNAMLFNVLSYMSNELLTTGNTAASIDEFYLFLTNLTAVEYVRNFMKRVRKKDSAVILASQNLEDFNIEGIREYTKPLFSIPTHQFLFNAGNIDAKFYIDTLQLEQSEYNLIRYPQRGVCLYKCGNERYNLMVNAPEHKAALFGKAGGR
- a CDS encoding aminoglycoside 6-adenylyltransferase, which translates into the protein MRSREEMLDLIIDTATADSRIRAAYLEGSRSNPNVPQDIFQDYDVVYVVTETKSFREDKNWINRFGARLYMQYPEKSVYYQSDVNNCYGWLIQFLDGNRLDLHVRTLKNALSNLELYTTLVDKDSIMPEKQMLSDERYWVKKPTSEQFHCTCNEFWWCLNNVAKGLWREEIPYVMDMIDFQIRPMLGRLLKWKIGMENKFSVSVGKSAKYMNKYVSKKIYQRYLQTYSAAQVDAIWDAVFTMCDLFEEIAIQVSKKLNFSYDLIEADNSKGYLKHIRALPPDADTIY
- a CDS encoding DUF7768 domain-containing protein translates to MSENKLVYICSPYAGDVANNVKFAKAACRYAIRQNCTPVAVHLLYPQILDDAVPAERETGIRMGLRILEAADELWLCSSRISEGMRAELAAAKRLGIPVKEISEAEIKGGLSMNQYGVWAVRSANSVCGAAQSWCKHNGEPVKFDTYEQAAAHAKSLNDNAYSPNVHYYPKEIEPELRQYPGMSLKL
- a CDS encoding conjugal transfer protein TrbL family protein; its protein translation is MFIWDFVADTVLGQIVDWIYSQIVGFLGDFFMQMGDMGADLFELPWVQSIVLFFSYLAWALYGVGLVVACFECAIEYQSGRGSIRDTALNAIKGFMAVGLFTTVPVELYKLSVSLQGSFTAGITGLGTDFGTVAANIIDTLKNAGDVNQAMSSNVFGGLTAITSPIMMIFILILMGYAVIKVFFANLKRGGILLIQIAVGSLYMFSVPRGYIDGFVGWCKQVIGLCLTAFLQSTILIAGLMVVKDHALLGLGLMLAAGEIPRIAGQFGLDTSTKSNLMGTVYAAQTAVNMTRTIVQAVAK
- a CDS encoding MFS transporter yields the protein MFKNIKASIRELRTFLILWITQSFSELGSAMTNFALVIWSYQQQGSALTTSLLAICSYAPYVLLSIFAGALSDRWNKKLTMLVSDSFAALCSVSVLVLLTTGHLQIWHLYVINTLNGLMNTVQQPASDVAISLLAPQKHYQKVGGLRSFSNSLVTILTPVLATALLSFTSLQVVILFDLLTFATAFVALLFFIRIPQAINKSDTESESVLQSARSGLQYLKSNRGILDLILLLAVINFTASIFNAALPAMMLSRTGAGEMALGMINTVTGIATMLGSILVTGFPAPKSRVRVILNSLLFSMSTENFILAFGRSTPVWCFGAVLGWIFIPVMSANMDVLFRTKIPIEMQGRVYSARNTLQFFTIPLGYLCGGILVDRVFEPFMAAQPTDSLWVTLFGAGKGSGAALLFFAIGIFGLLSCLPFRADQNIWKLEK
- a CDS encoding DUF3852 domain-containing protein, producing the protein MKMKRILTALCVVILLVCMFSVTAYAAGSGDVAGAVESTWKTASQQIKTVVNSVVFPAIDLILAVFFFAKLGTAYFDYRKHGQFEWAAPAILFACLVFTLTAPLYIWSVVGI
- a CDS encoding DUF6550 family protein gives rise to the protein MKDKKKRLLIVAGGGILALALILAIAGQFHTDTPAEDVLSSSGATNSGISSAPEVNVPEQNESAASVKSEDTDSEASADSMPPQTDQSEQSIQPDVSKPAAPEKPKVDNDADITNPKQPPTYSPENTEKETETESSKSTPQGGLPGFSSVPDGGANQVTTADDMYENGNKIGEMN
- a CDS encoding DUF4320 family protein, coding for MLKVWRSRRGEGYVDICVFVLCAMLVLALAVKVFPVFIAKNQLDTFATELCREAEITGCVGSETSRRASVLREQTGLDPNISWSKTGNIQLNEEITVTVTLRENLGLFDSFGSFPITLRAQASGKSEVYHK
- a CDS encoding secretion protein F encodes the protein MKGLLFLFGAFLAAGLFLILSDVLKLPYLRTAKAMLNTGRREKKAAKTLEAYLLSVSVKLARYVRMDEYRRNRMQSVLKAAGMNLSPEVYQTYALVKAGAVLLFAIPCLFFFPLLVPVVLFLSIMVYFKESRRAEEKLAAKRESIESDLPRFVATIEQELKNSRDVLSIIENYKKNAGAEFADELDVLAADMRSSSYEAALTRFEARLNSPMLSDVVRGLIGVLRGDDSAMYFQMLSHDFKQMELQRLKKEAQKIPPKIRALSFVMLLCFLFTYLTVIALQIMDSLGNLF